From one Rhodoferax sp. PAMC 29310 genomic stretch:
- a CDS encoding NAD(P)-dependent oxidoreductase has protein sequence MSTTLPPDVQAGRLSAPEYAKRFSDATPRFTQAQAVLEAERCLYCYDAPCVTACPTSIDVPSFIKRIADGNLRGSAHAILDANPLGGMCARVCPTENLCEAVCVRNTQEGVPVAIGRLQRHAVDALMESPKPQLFTRAPTTGKKVAVVGAGPAGLACAFTLARLGHDVVVFDANAKAGGLNEYGLASYKTPDNFAQKEIEWLLDIGGIEMRHDWRLETAAQVSALQKDYDALFLGMGLSTTHQLGVPGEELSGVQDAVDFIATLRQTEDLATLPVGRRVIVIGGGMTAVDASVQSKLLGASVVHMAYRRGVETMTASKAEQEWAQTNGVVLHHWLAPVEILGENGHVTAVRFAEQAMMDGKLKATGRELTWEADTVLKAIGQQLGNPVLAQMGLTLQGGRIATDASGTTNLPGIWAGGDCRAGGLDLTVEAVEHGKQSAKAIHTHLMGV, from the coding sequence GTGTCTACCACCCTGCCCCCTGATGTTCAAGCTGGCCGCTTGAGTGCCCCTGAGTACGCCAAGCGTTTTTCCGACGCCACGCCCCGCTTTACCCAGGCACAGGCCGTGCTGGAGGCGGAGCGTTGCCTCTACTGTTATGACGCCCCCTGCGTCACGGCCTGCCCCACCAGCATTGATGTCCCCTCCTTCATCAAGCGCATTGCCGATGGCAATTTGCGCGGCTCAGCACACGCCATTCTGGACGCCAACCCGCTGGGCGGCATGTGCGCCCGGGTCTGCCCCACGGAGAACCTGTGTGAAGCGGTTTGCGTGCGCAACACCCAAGAAGGGGTGCCGGTGGCCATTGGCCGCCTACAACGCCACGCCGTGGATGCGTTGATGGAAAGCCCCAAGCCACAGCTATTCACCCGCGCCCCCACCACGGGCAAGAAAGTGGCCGTGGTGGGGGCCGGCCCGGCGGGCCTGGCCTGCGCCTTCACATTGGCGCGCCTCGGCCATGACGTGGTGGTTTTTGACGCCAATGCCAAGGCCGGTGGCCTCAACGAATATGGCTTGGCCAGCTATAAAACCCCGGACAACTTTGCCCAAAAAGAAATTGAATGGCTGCTGGACATTGGCGGTATTGAAATGCGCCACGATTGGCGCCTGGAAACTGCCGCTCAGGTGAGTGCGCTTCAAAAAGACTATGACGCCCTCTTTCTGGGCATGGGGCTGTCCACCACGCACCAACTCGGTGTACCGGGTGAGGAGTTAAGTGGTGTGCAGGACGCAGTGGACTTCATTGCCACGCTGCGCCAGACCGAAGACCTGGCCACGCTGCCTGTGGGCCGCCGTGTCATCGTCATTGGCGGTGGCATGACCGCCGTGGATGCCTCGGTGCAAAGCAAGCTGCTCGGCGCCTCCGTCGTTCACATGGCCTACCGGCGTGGCGTGGAAACCATGACGGCGTCCAAAGCCGAGCAGGAATGGGCGCAAACCAATGGCGTCGTGCTGCACCACTGGCTGGCTCCGGTAGAGATTCTGGGCGAAAACGGCCACGTGACCGCGGTGCGCTTTGCCGAGCAAGCCATGATGGACGGCAAGTTAAAAGCCACCGGGCGCGAACTGACCTGGGAAGCCGACACCGTGTTGAAAGCCATTGGCCAGCAACTGGGCAACCCGGTGCTCGCGCAAATGGGCTTGACGCTGCAAGGCGGACGCATTGCCACAGACGCTTCCGGCACCACCAACCTGCCCGGCATTTGGGCCGGTGGCGACTGCCGCGCCGGCGGCCTGGACCTGACGGTTGAAGCCGTGGAGCACGGCAAGCAATCTGCAAAAGCTATCCACACCCACCTGATGGGCGTCTGA
- a CDS encoding phosphomannose isomerase type II C-terminal cupin domain, with the protein MTTETETQTRTETIERTLRPWGWYETVSEAPGNKIKRIGVAPGQRLSLQKHHQRAEHWVVVLGQAEVTVGDTVLNLGPGEHVDIPLGAVHRLTNRTTEPVEIVEVQFGSYLGEDDIVRLSDDYGRA; encoded by the coding sequence ATGACCACAGAAACCGAAACTCAAACCCGGACCGAAACCATCGAACGCACCCTGCGTCCCTGGGGCTGGTACGAAACCGTCTCTGAAGCTCCCGGCAACAAGATCAAGCGCATTGGCGTGGCTCCGGGCCAGCGCCTGAGCCTGCAAAAACACCACCAGCGTGCGGAGCACTGGGTGGTGGTGCTGGGTCAGGCCGAGGTCACCGTGGGTGACACAGTGCTCAACCTCGGTCCGGGTGAGCATGTGGACATTCCCCTGGGTGCTGTGCACCGCCTGACCAACCGCACCACCGAGCCGGTAGAAATTGTCGAAGTGCAATTTGGCAGCTACCTGGGCGAAGACGACATTGTTCGACTCAGCGATGACTACGGCCGGGCCTGA
- a CDS encoding glycerate kinase yields MTTAGPEPRALLRQMFDAAVAAAQPSRCLAAHLPEPPKGRTIVIGAGKASAEMARALEANWSGPLTGLVVTRYGYDVPCQQIEIVQAAHPVPDAAGLEAAQRIRALVSNLTSNDLVVALISGGGSSLLVAPGEGLTLQDKQAVNTALLASGASISEMNCVRRHLSSLKGGRLGALCHPAQLCTLLISDVPGDLPMDIASGPTVADPSTCAQALDILQRYQIQVPDSVLRLLNSDAGESIKPGDPRLLGSTVRMITAPQLALEAAAEVARAAGVTPYILGDSLEGEARDVGTVMAGMARQVVQRGQPFATPCVLLSGGETTVTLRGKGVGGRNVEFLLSMAIALGETPRVYALAGDTDGVDGAQEIAGAISTPDTLARAWQLGLNPRKHLDNNDAHTFFGALGDAVVTGPTLTNVNDFRAVFIDSPAAASSS; encoded by the coding sequence ATGACTACGGCCGGGCCTGAACCGCGCGCGCTGCTGCGCCAGATGTTTGACGCGGCCGTGGCCGCGGCACAACCTTCGCGCTGCTTGGCGGCTCACCTGCCCGAGCCCCCCAAAGGGCGCACCATCGTCATTGGCGCTGGCAAAGCCTCGGCTGAAATGGCTCGGGCGCTGGAGGCGAATTGGTCCGGTCCCTTGACGGGGCTGGTCGTGACCCGGTATGGCTATGACGTGCCCTGCCAGCAGATTGAAATTGTGCAGGCCGCCCATCCGGTGCCCGACGCGGCCGGACTGGAAGCCGCTCAGCGAATTCGCGCGCTGGTCAGCAACTTGACGTCCAATGACCTCGTGGTCGCTTTGATTTCCGGGGGCGGCTCCTCTTTGCTGGTGGCGCCCGGCGAAGGGCTCACCCTGCAAGACAAGCAGGCGGTTAACACCGCTCTGTTGGCCAGCGGCGCCAGCATTTCCGAGATGAACTGCGTGCGCCGTCATTTATCCAGCCTCAAAGGGGGACGCTTGGGCGCGCTGTGCCACCCGGCGCAGTTGTGCACGTTGTTGATATCCGACGTGCCGGGCGACTTGCCCATGGACATTGCGTCTGGCCCCACGGTGGCGGACCCCAGCACCTGCGCACAGGCCTTGGACATCTTGCAACGCTACCAAATTCAGGTGCCGGATTCTGTTCTTCGCTTGCTGAACAGTGATGCGGGCGAAAGCATCAAGCCCGGCGATCCCCGCTTGCTGGGTAGCACGGTGCGCATGATTACCGCACCCCAGCTGGCGCTGGAAGCCGCTGCCGAGGTGGCGCGTGCGGCGGGCGTAACACCCTACATTCTGGGCGACAGCTTGGAAGGCGAGGCGCGCGATGTAGGCACCGTCATGGCGGGCATGGCGCGCCAGGTGGTCCAACGGGGTCAGCCTTTTGCGACCCCTTGTGTGCTGCTGTCAGGCGGTGAAACCACCGTGACCCTGCGAGGCAAGGGTGTGGGCGGGCGAAATGTGGAATTTTTGCTTTCCATGGCGATTGCCTTGGGCGAAACACCCCGTGTCTATGCGTTGGCGGGCGATACAGACGGGGTGGACGGCGCGCAGGAAATTGCCGGGGCCATCAGCACGCCAGACACCTTGGCGCGCGCTTGGCAGCTGGGATTGAACCCGCGCAAGCACCTGGACAACAACGACGCCCATACCTTTTTCGGCGCACTGGGTGATGCCGTGGTGACGGGGCCGACATTGACCAATGTGAACGATTTCCGCGCTGTTTTTATTGATTCACCTGCTGCAGCATCCAGTTCCTGA
- the preA gene encoding NAD-dependent dihydropyrimidine dehydrogenase subunit PreA, with product MANLKTTFAGIESPNPFWLASAPPTDKATNVNRAFEAGWGGVVWKTLGEAGPPVVNVNGPRYGALLTPDRRLMGFNNIELITDRDLDLNLKEITEVKRNWSDRAMIVSLMVPCVEESWKAILARLVDTGADGIELNFGCPHGMSERGMGAAVGQVPEYIEMVTAWCKHYSKLPVIVKLTPNITDVRLPARAAKKGGADAVSLINTINSIMGVDPYTLTMTPSTGGKGSHGGYCGPAVKPIALNMVAEIARDPLTAGLPISGIGGVGNWRDALDFIALGAGNVQVCTAAMVYGFKIVQEMADGLSNYMDDMGFESVSQIVGKATPTVSDWRYINLNHISKAVINQDSCIECGRCHIACEDTSHQAITNMKDGKRFFEVKEDECVGCNLCVIVCPVPECITLRDLMPGEVDLRTGKTVSATHADWTTHPNNPMAKAAA from the coding sequence ATGGCCAATCTAAAAACCACATTCGCTGGCATCGAAAGCCCCAATCCCTTCTGGCTGGCCTCTGCGCCCCCCACCGACAAAGCCACCAACGTCAACCGCGCCTTTGAAGCCGGTTGGGGTGGCGTGGTCTGGAAAACACTGGGTGAAGCTGGTCCCCCTGTGGTCAACGTCAACGGCCCGCGCTACGGCGCCTTGCTCACACCCGATCGGCGCTTGATGGGCTTTAACAACATTGAGCTGATCACCGATCGTGACTTGGACCTCAACCTGAAAGAGATCACCGAGGTCAAGCGCAACTGGAGCGACCGCGCCATGATCGTCTCGCTGATGGTGCCTTGTGTGGAGGAGTCCTGGAAAGCCATTTTGGCGCGCCTAGTGGACACCGGCGCCGATGGCATTGAACTCAACTTTGGCTGCCCACATGGCATGAGCGAGCGCGGCATGGGCGCGGCTGTGGGTCAGGTGCCGGAATACATCGAGATGGTGACGGCCTGGTGCAAGCATTACTCCAAGCTGCCGGTCATCGTGAAACTCACCCCCAACATCACGGACGTGCGCTTGCCCGCCCGTGCCGCCAAAAAAGGCGGGGCGGATGCGGTGTCCCTCATCAACACCATCAACTCCATCATGGGTGTGGACCCCTACACGCTGACCATGACGCCGTCCACTGGCGGCAAAGGCTCGCACGGTGGTTACTGCGGCCCGGCCGTGAAGCCCATTGCACTGAACATGGTGGCCGAAATCGCCCGTGATCCGCTCACCGCCGGCCTCCCCATTTCCGGCATTGGCGGCGTCGGCAACTGGCGCGATGCGCTGGACTTCATTGCGCTGGGCGCGGGCAATGTGCAGGTCTGCACCGCGGCCATGGTGTACGGCTTCAAAATCGTTCAAGAGATGGCCGACGGCCTGTCCAACTACATGGACGACATGGGCTTTGAGTCCGTCAGTCAAATTGTCGGCAAGGCAACGCCTACCGTCTCGGACTGGCGCTACATCAACCTGAACCACATCAGCAAAGCCGTCATCAACCAGGACTCCTGCATTGAGTGCGGCCGCTGCCACATTGCCTGCGAAGACACCTCGCACCAGGCCATCACGAATATGAAGGACGGCAAACGCTTCTTCGAGGTTAAAGAAGACGAATGCGTGGGCTGCAACCTCTGCGTGATCGTCTGCCCAGTGCCCGAGTGCATCACCCTGCGCGACCTGATGCCGGGAGAAGTTGATCTGCGCACCGGAAAAACCGTGAGTGCCACCCACGCGGACTGGACCACCCACCCCAACAACCCCATGGCCAAAGCCGCAGCCTGA
- a CDS encoding transglycosylase domain-containing protein, translating into MQGKWTLFFFWLRVSVLLVVSTALVVVGVLVAREFRSSTYQARFFSDLARKATFSLDEGPSSSIRFPVSAPYDDRLGYSKLPVFIDKLKARNFSVTQQARISEGMSELLDAGFFAPYPEKIQSGLTIQDCRKDTLFQESYPGRVFARFEDLAPELVHSLLFIENRELLDPNNPKRNPAVEWDRLAHAVAIKVQNLITGQGNAPGGSTLATQIEKYRHSSEGRTSSVIEKLQQMVSASLRAYQQGEDTTEARRQIVLTYLNTMPLSAKVGFGEVHGIGDGLWAWYGRDFSEVSRILKDAAEGQEDLLKMGLLYKQALSLLISQRRPSYYFDAPEAELESLADSHLRLLATAEVISPALRDAALKAKLNRRTGRVPSPDVSFVTQKAANAVRTHLTGLMGGNFYDLDRLDLSVASTLNAPVQATVATLLQSLRDPAQAEALGLNNKQLLARGDPAGVVYSFTLYERGVDRNYLRVQTDNYDQPLNINEGTKLDLGSTAKLRTLITYLDVIAKLHGRLSVLDSAALKAQEIDPKDVLSSWAVDYLMRAKDRSLKSMLDAAMERTYSGSTAESFFTGGGMHTFANFNKADDSRVMTLREGLRSSVNLVFIRLMRDIVRHYMFLTPGSSAKLLQDADDPRRADYLARFADREGQIFMRRFLGKYQGKTEKEAQQILLESVRPTTSRLAAIFRTIAPTATVAQFSDFVMGNLPHDQEVSGDRLSRLYAQYDPATMSLADRGYLATIHPLELWLVGYLRSHPDATQTQVMEVSVDERQAVYSWLFSTHRKHAQDKRILVLLEGEGFLEIHRQWAKMGYPFSSLVPSYATSLGASADRPAALAEMMGILVNDGVRKPNTRIETMHFATATPYETRLTYQGSEGEAVLAPEVAQAALVAAREVVDSGTAKRVRDAFVRPDGSHFAVGGKTGTGDQRFDTYGAGGRLLESRVVNRSATFVFNIDERFFGTMIAYVPGSKAADYGFTSGLPVQLLKVLAPSLMPLIAGTPAAEGQPGGCLR; encoded by the coding sequence ATGCAGGGAAAGTGGACGCTGTTTTTTTTCTGGCTGAGGGTTTCGGTTTTACTGGTGGTGTCGACGGCGTTGGTTGTTGTTGGGGTGCTGGTTGCGCGGGAATTTCGGTCGTCGACCTATCAGGCACGGTTTTTTTCTGACCTCGCTCGCAAGGCGACGTTCTCGTTGGACGAGGGCCCCAGTTCGTCCATTCGTTTTCCGGTTAGCGCGCCTTACGATGACCGTCTGGGGTACTCCAAGCTGCCAGTGTTCATTGATAAGTTGAAAGCGCGCAATTTTTCAGTAACCCAACAGGCACGTATTTCAGAGGGAATGAGCGAACTGCTAGACGCTGGATTTTTTGCCCCCTACCCGGAAAAAATTCAGAGTGGCCTGACCATTCAGGATTGCCGCAAGGACACGCTGTTTCAGGAGAGTTATCCCGGGCGCGTGTTTGCGCGGTTCGAAGACCTCGCGCCTGAGTTGGTCCATAGTTTGCTGTTCATCGAAAACCGCGAGTTGCTTGACCCGAACAATCCCAAGCGCAATCCCGCTGTGGAATGGGACCGTTTGGCTCATGCGGTGGCTATCAAGGTGCAGAACCTCATCACGGGGCAGGGGAATGCACCGGGGGGGAGCACCCTCGCCACGCAAATTGAGAAATATCGTCATTCCTCCGAGGGACGTACCTCTTCGGTCATTGAAAAATTGCAACAAATGGTGTCGGCCTCATTGCGCGCCTACCAGCAAGGGGAAGACACCACCGAAGCCAGGCGCCAGATTGTGCTGACCTATCTCAACACCATGCCTTTGTCCGCCAAGGTGGGGTTTGGTGAGGTGCACGGGATTGGAGATGGCTTATGGGCCTGGTATGGCAGGGACTTTAGCGAGGTGAGCCGCATTCTGAAGGACGCCGCCGAGGGGCAGGAAGACCTCTTGAAAATGGGTCTGCTTTACAAGCAGGCGTTGAGTCTGTTGATTTCCCAGCGTCGTCCGTCGTACTACTTTGATGCGCCTGAAGCCGAATTGGAGTCATTGGCAGACAGCCACCTGCGGCTGTTGGCAACGGCCGAGGTGATTTCGCCTGCCCTGCGCGACGCCGCCTTAAAGGCCAAATTGAATCGCCGCACCGGCCGGGTGCCTTCGCCGGACGTGTCTTTCGTCACCCAAAAAGCGGCCAATGCGGTTCGCACGCACTTGACGGGGCTCATGGGCGGTAATTTTTATGACTTGGACCGGTTGGACCTGAGCGTGGCCAGCACCCTGAATGCTCCCGTCCAGGCCACGGTCGCGACCTTACTTCAAAGCCTTCGCGATCCTGCTCAGGCCGAAGCACTGGGCCTCAACAACAAGCAGCTCCTGGCACGCGGCGATCCGGCCGGCGTGGTGTACAGCTTTACCTTGTACGAGCGCGGCGTTGACCGCAACTACCTGCGGGTGCAGACGGACAACTATGACCAGCCGCTGAACATCAATGAAGGCACCAAACTCGACCTGGGATCGACCGCCAAGCTGCGTACGCTGATTACCTATCTGGATGTGATTGCCAAGCTGCATGGACGCCTGTCGGTTCTGGATTCCGCCGCCCTGAAGGCGCAGGAGATTGACCCCAAAGATGTTTTGTCAAGCTGGGCGGTTGATTACCTGATGCGGGCCAAAGACCGAAGCCTGAAGTCCATGCTGGATGCTGCGATGGAAAGAACTTATTCTGGTAGCACCGCCGAGAGCTTTTTTACTGGCGGTGGCATGCACACTTTCGCCAACTTCAACAAGGCGGACGACAGCCGGGTGATGACGCTGCGTGAGGGACTGAGAAGCTCCGTAAATCTGGTGTTTATTCGTCTGATGCGTGACATCGTGCGTCACTACATGTTTTTGACGCCCGGGTCGTCCGCCAAGTTGCTGCAGGACGCCGATGACCCACGCCGCGCGGACTATCTGGCCCGATTCGCAGACCGGGAGGGGCAAATTTTCATGCGTCGCTTCCTGGGCAAGTACCAGGGGAAAACCGAAAAGGAGGCCCAACAAATATTGCTGGAAAGCGTGCGCCCGACCACCTCAAGGTTGGCGGCCATTTTTCGCACCATTGCGCCTACCGCCACAGTGGCGCAGTTCTCGGACTTTGTGATGGGCAACTTGCCGCACGACCAAGAGGTCAGCGGGGATCGGCTGAGCCGTCTCTATGCGCAGTACGATCCGGCCACGATGTCGCTGGCGGACCGAGGCTATTTGGCGACGATTCACCCCTTGGAGCTGTGGCTGGTGGGGTATCTGAGAAGTCACCCAGACGCTACGCAGACGCAGGTGATGGAGGTCAGCGTGGATGAGCGCCAGGCGGTGTATTCATGGCTCTTCTCCACCCACCGCAAGCATGCCCAGGACAAGCGCATCCTGGTGCTGCTTGAGGGCGAAGGGTTTTTGGAAATTCATCGACAGTGGGCCAAGATGGGCTATCCCTTTAGCTCGCTGGTTCCGTCCTATGCCACTTCACTGGGGGCCTCGGCTGACCGGCCTGCCGCGCTGGCGGAGATGATGGGTATTTTGGTGAACGACGGTGTTCGCAAACCCAATACGCGGATCGAAACCATGCATTTTGCGACCGCGACACCGTATGAAACACGCTTGACTTACCAAGGCAGTGAAGGAGAGGCTGTGCTGGCCCCTGAAGTCGCGCAGGCCGCCTTGGTCGCCGCTCGGGAAGTGGTCGACTCTGGCACCGCCAAGCGAGTGCGGGATGCCTTTGTGCGCCCGGACGGCAGCCACTTCGCGGTCGGTGGCAAAACCGGCACGGGAGACCAGCGTTTTGACACCTACGGAGCGGGCGGGCGCCTGTTGGAGTCCCGCGTGGTCAATCGCTCTGCCACCTTTGTGTTTAATATTGATGAGCGCTTCTTTGGCACAATGATCGCCTATGTCCCCGGATCCAAGGCCGCAGACTATGGGTTCACCAGTGGTTTGCCGGTTCAGCTGCTGAAAGTGTTGGCGCCCTCGCTGATGCCTTTGATTGCCGGGACCCCGGCTGCAGAAGGCCAACCTGGCGGGTGTCTGCGCTAA
- a CDS encoding aminotransferase class V-fold PLP-dependent enzyme, giving the protein MPGLLPNIDPDGLLEFSVVYTDRALNHMSQRFQGVMKDISSILKEVYHAQSAVLVPGSGTFGMEAVARQFAGNKKTLIIRNGWFSYRWSQILDMGQIASESNVLKARPLSNDPQSPWAPCPIEEVIAAIRGKKPDVVFAPHVETAAGMILPDDYLRAVADAVHEEGGLFVLDCIASGAMWVDMQATGVDVLVSAPQKGWSSSPCCAMVMLSERARTAIDGTSSSSFACDLKKWLQIMEAYEAGGHAYHATMPTDALTRLREVMLETKAYGFEKVRNEQLALGTQVRALFKRHGIASVAAEGFQAPGVVVSYTTDAGVQNSKKFLALGLQTAAGVPLQCDEPAGFMTFRVGLFGLEKLHNIERSVAQLEAALDQIAMS; this is encoded by the coding sequence ATGCCAGGACTATTGCCTAACATTGACCCGGACGGGTTGCTTGAATTCTCAGTGGTCTACACCGACCGCGCCTTGAATCACATGTCGCAGCGCTTTCAAGGCGTGATGAAAGACATCTCCAGCATATTGAAAGAGGTCTACCACGCGCAGTCTGCGGTGTTGGTGCCCGGCAGCGGCACCTTTGGCATGGAAGCGGTGGCCCGCCAGTTTGCCGGCAATAAAAAGACCCTGATCATTCGCAACGGCTGGTTCAGCTACCGCTGGTCGCAAATTCTGGACATGGGCCAGATCGCCAGCGAGTCCAATGTCCTCAAAGCCCGTCCTTTGAGCAACGACCCACAGTCACCTTGGGCGCCCTGCCCTATTGAGGAAGTCATTGCCGCCATTCGCGGCAAAAAGCCTGACGTGGTGTTTGCCCCGCATGTGGAAACCGCCGCCGGCATGATCCTGCCTGACGACTATCTGCGCGCCGTCGCGGACGCTGTGCATGAAGAAGGCGGGTTGTTCGTGCTGGACTGCATCGCCTCTGGCGCCATGTGGGTGGACATGCAGGCCACGGGCGTGGACGTGCTGGTCAGCGCGCCGCAAAAGGGCTGGAGCAGCTCACCCTGCTGCGCCATGGTGATGTTGAGCGAGCGCGCCCGCACGGCCATTGACGGCACCAGCAGCAGCAGCTTTGCCTGCGACCTGAAGAAATGGCTGCAAATCATGGAGGCCTACGAGGCAGGTGGCCACGCCTACCACGCCACCATGCCGACCGACGCCCTCACCCGCTTGCGGGAGGTGATGCTGGAGACAAAGGCTTACGGGTTTGAGAAGGTGCGCAATGAACAACTGGCGCTAGGCACCCAGGTGCGCGCCCTGTTCAAGCGCCACGGCATTGCCAGTGTGGCGGCTGAGGGCTTTCAAGCCCCCGGCGTGGTGGTGAGCTACACCACCGATGCAGGTGTGCAAAACAGCAAAAAGTTTCTGGCCCTGGGCCTGCAAACCGCCGCCGGCGTGCCCCTCCAGTGCGACGAGCCCGCTGGCTTCATGACTTTCCGGGTGGGGCTTTTTGGCCTGGAAAAGCTCCACAACATAGAACGCAGTGTGGCGCAACTGGAAGCGGCGCTGGATCAGATTGCCATGAGTTGA
- a CDS encoding NCS1 family nucleobase:cation symporter-1 — translation MSTNDHSLSNEDLLPTTAAQRTWRIRDFTALWIGMVVCVPTYTMASSMLDQGFTWQMAIWLVFVANCIVLVPMILIGRTGTRYGVPFPVLARASFGVKGANLPAVLRGLVACGWFSINCYFGALALHGFLNVIGMGLAGPGEGEFISTSQLVCFYAFWAVHIYFIWNGVESIRKLEVFAAPLMLVASIALVAWALVQVPAAQLFDLPAKVVEGGPKTWAALTGLVGFWATLALNIPDFTRFAKSNRDQVTGQALGLPIPMALFSMVGIIGFSASQILYGKAQMFPDGLLTQMGTFASAIGLLVILLANLTTNVAANLVSPSYDFSNIAPDKISFRTGGLIAAGIGLLFMPWKLLATSGGYLFTWLGGYGTLLGAIAGILLVDYYLVRKGELKVDDLYRRNGAYEYSGGWNIHALIAFALGVLPCLPGYLVVSGVLDRASVAAPLVSLFDFGWFFSLAVAGSYYLITAKRTSSLTLSGARS, via the coding sequence ATGTCAACTAACGACCATTCTTTAAGCAACGAGGACTTGCTGCCCACCACGGCAGCGCAGCGCACCTGGCGAATTCGCGATTTCACCGCCCTGTGGATTGGCATGGTGGTTTGCGTGCCCACCTACACCATGGCCAGCAGCATGTTGGACCAAGGCTTCACCTGGCAAATGGCGATCTGGTTGGTGTTTGTGGCCAACTGCATCGTGTTGGTGCCGATGATTCTGATCGGTCGCACCGGCACCCGCTACGGCGTTCCCTTTCCTGTGCTGGCGCGCGCGTCGTTTGGTGTGAAAGGAGCCAATCTGCCAGCCGTTTTGCGCGGCCTGGTGGCCTGCGGCTGGTTCTCCATCAACTGCTATTTCGGGGCACTGGCTCTGCATGGCTTTTTGAATGTGATCGGCATGGGCCTAGCTGGACCCGGTGAAGGCGAGTTCATCAGCACCTCACAGCTGGTGTGCTTTTACGCCTTTTGGGCCGTGCACATCTATTTCATCTGGAACGGCGTGGAGTCGATTCGCAAGCTGGAAGTCTTTGCCGCGCCCTTGATGCTGGTGGCCTCCATCGCCTTGGTGGCCTGGGCCTTGGTTCAAGTGCCCGCCGCTCAGTTGTTTGATTTGCCCGCCAAAGTCGTTGAAGGAGGCCCCAAGACATGGGCTGCACTGACCGGGCTGGTTGGTTTTTGGGCAACGCTGGCGCTGAACATTCCCGACTTCACCCGTTTTGCCAAAAGCAACCGCGACCAAGTGACGGGTCAGGCGCTGGGCCTGCCGATTCCCATGGCGCTGTTCTCCATGGTCGGCATCATTGGCTTCTCTGCCTCACAGATCTTGTACGGCAAAGCCCAGATGTTCCCCGACGGTTTGCTGACGCAGATGGGCACCTTTGCCTCGGCCATTGGCCTGCTGGTGATTTTGCTGGCCAACCTGACCACGAATGTGGCGGCCAACCTGGTGTCGCCGTCGTATGACTTCTCCAACATCGCCCCGGACAAGATCAGCTTTCGCACTGGCGGCTTGATTGCGGCCGGTATTGGCCTGCTGTTCATGCCGTGGAAATTGCTGGCCACCTCGGGCGGTTATCTGTTCACCTGGCTGGGCGGATACGGTACCTTGCTGGGCGCCATTGCCGGAATCCTGCTGGTGGACTACTATTTAGTTCGCAAGGGAGAACTCAAAGTGGACGACTTGTACCGCCGCAATGGCGCCTATGAATACAGCGGTGGCTGGAATATCCATGCCCTGATCGCCTTTGCGCTGGGCGTCTTGCCCTGCTTGCCGGGCTATTTGGTGGTCTCCGGCGTGTTGGACCGGGCCTCAGTAGCAGCCCCTCTGGTCAGCCTGTTTGACTTTGGCTGGTTCTTCAGCCTCGCGGTGGCCGGGTCCTATTACCTGATCACAGCTAAGCGCACCTCATCTTTAACTTTAAGTGGAGCACGATCATGA